TAACTTTAAGTAAACCATGACAAATTATGAGTTAGTgaccatttttaataacattcAGTATTCATATCTAAAATGTACTTTCTTCTTAGCACGAATCTGAGATTGTACCGTTTCCAAATAAGGAAAAAGATTTTGACTTGCCACAATCAGATTTTGGGTATTTAATGAGAGCCAAAGATGAGACGTCAACAATATTAACCAATGATGAaggtactgtatttaatttcaGTCATCCTATTTCATTTTTAGCACAAACAAAATCAAGCAAATCAGAGCTGAGTAAGTGGAATTACCAGTAAATGTGCATAACATGTTAATGCATatacaatgtatattttaagttTAAGTTAAACAAGAACATAAAAGTTAATGTTAGTCtggaaatactgtatgttattcCAAAACAAAATTCCACAAAACAAAGCAGCccaataaaaatgacaattattGTAATAACAAAGTACAGAATCATAACAATTGTTAATACTGTAAATGCAAAAAAAGacctttttaaagaaaaaaaacactaaTTCAAGTTTACCTAAAAAATGCTGGAGCCAAAAAAATACATTAGATTGAATACACGTCTAAGATGTCTTGGATGTTTCTAGCCAAAGTTCTATATGCCAAATAAAAGCATACTACACTAGACTGTTTATTTATATAGAATTTAGAAAAAAAGCTACCTTATTGTGTACAAGACAATAGACAGGAAATGGTCACAGAGATTGAAACAGAAATAGCAAATTGAGAATAAACAATAAGACACTTAATTAAAATGATAGATttatgttttacaataaaaGGATTGGCTGAGCAAATTCATAAGCGATTATTACTTCAGTGGATTTTTAGTATTACAGTTACAGTATTACCCTTATTACTTGcctaattaaacaaattaaaacatataacTGGCCTGGTCCACTAataagtgagtgagtggccgagcggttaagacagtggaaccgtaattacgagtcttctcggataaggactataaaccgtaggtccagtgtacacatctagcttgtgtgcactttaaagaacctagtacatctttcgagacgagtagggggttaccccggtgtattagtacatcatagccactgatcataactgggccctcttaggagaccagtctttgactgaagagttcgcccagtataaatatatatttcaatcaatattatttcaatcaattcaagaaaacaattaaacaacATAATTGCAatgtttttcttaaaacaattcAGGCAGTGTAAAGTCACCCTCAAGACCACCCTCAGCCATTCCACCTGGACTAGGTGGAGAAAAAGACACACCAAAGAGAGGCAAACGAACACGAAACAATGCAGCAAGTCCAAATGATCCTGTAGTAGTAAAACGTCGCAGATGAACATATCAGCAAAAGAGTTTGATTCTGCCGTGAATTCTCCAAGATCATGCAATTTTATGCGCTAATAAGGTGGCACTATTCagcaaataaaataaagtatgcTGATTGCCAAAAACGTGAAATAGAACAGTATTCTCTAGCTTTATTTATAGTACCTCTAAAGTAATTTTAATTCTTGAGCAACTAAATACCTAGCTGGCTATAAAGTTTTggcaaaattaattaattttcgtAACAGAAATGACGAGGATTGGCGCAGTATACGCAGTAGATAGGAATTGAGAGGAGCGTTGTGATACTGTCCCAACAATATCATGCACAGTCAGTATGATCAATCTTTGCTAAAGAGTAATAATTTATAGCCTGATGATAGACAATTttaattcaacatttaaaaCGAAATGTTAGTTTCTCTCTTGAGACACTGCCTAGAAAATCAGGGAGACTTTGGAGGTGAAAGTTAATGTTACAGTATAGCTGCACCTACGGTTATTTTCTAATTTCCTTATATTGTTGCTTttaatcaatgtatattttttatatccTTTTTTATGTCATACTTAATGCACAGAGATATTATCTATGCTTTATGccattatttataatgtatgtgtattcaaattaaatattttgcttgCTCTAGATGTTTACGTAGTATTACAAACAATaactataaacaaataatttaaacttcaaatataatttgaaaaaagaaaCTTTTATTGTAATCGTATAGCGAAGAAACATGATTTGtttccctaaagctctgtctgcactatcaaactagtttgacttgtccaaatatggtagtgatatgcccaaatatggtatcaatttcaatttatcgacatttttattccataatcaaaataaaaacatatacaaatacaatacaaataataagataatggaatgggatacaaaataagcacaagtgctttaagcatgtaaccctaacaaaaagatcaaacaattagtacaaacaaaaagaacaaaccaaaataacataatgtgaatatttctattgttataatattgctttaatctctgtttaaacaaacttaaagtgggggattgttttatatagtctgttaaattgttccaaatatgtgttcctatgacatcatcatgtccatgggaatatcacattttttagatagtgtagacagggctttataaAACTGTTAAGTTTAATTTCAAAGGACATAATCCATCAGGGATATTtgcaattaaaaatacaatcaaTTGAATTCTCTTGTGGGATTGATCCTGGAATTGTAAAAGAATGGAATGAATAAGAAGTGACAATGTATTTACAATCTATTGTAGGGCTAACAGTAGATAAAACAAACCCACCCAACATTGTCCCCACCCAACTTTAACAATGGGAGTCTATTAATGAATGAGTTGCTTTGGACTGGGTGGTTAATGTCCAATTTACAGTTACAATTAAATCTAGcttttttaaagaaagaaatgttaaaacatgaattataccatagagatattgtaGTCATATAATCATAGCTCTATGATTATACCTTGAGTATGTTTTCTTATTGTATGTACTATGTTGCCATGGGTAATGTATAAATATCAGAAGATATAAATTACAAGTGAAATCGCTGCCAtgatttattcaaataaaatacattcCTTTGCAAACTCAATTgtcttttaatttgattatatgATTTgatattcaattaattaattaatattatagccCATATAAAATCTAAAGCTCTGGCTACACTTTCAAAcaaagtgatatgcccaaatatggtagtgatatgcccaaatatggtagtgatatgacatcatcatgtctatatatgggcacatcacattttttgttcacataaagtttgatagtgtagacagagcttaagatttaaagtatacaatatttattttctatatgtTGCTAAAGTGAACTGTGAGAAATGCTGACAGATTCTTACAGCAATAAAAGTGTGACTTGTATGGACAAACGGTTTACACTGCTCTATGTATAGCAGATCCTTTGTAAGCTGGCCAGTCTAACAGCTCTGCATTCTATTAGGAACCATTCTACTACTGTATGAGCAGCATGCGGAATGGTCTAAAAGATTAGTTGGGGGAGGGGTTTTCATGGATGAAACCGACTTTccatatgataaaaataatcaaCTTTTGACATAATGTaacacactttttaaaatataaatactgtacctgGTATTTAAATGGTACGTACTATACAATAATTACAAATCTACTGTACAAAACTTTCAAAAAATACTACATTAATAGTCTCCCTTCATTATTTGTGAACAATCATTTTACCTGTTTATTGGCCAAGATGCCAAAAATTGAACTATAAAATGTACTTATTTATCCCTTTTTTTTATTCCATATTATAAGGTGATTCAAATGTCAAGTtccattaataaaataatgatttataaacTTCACTCTTTTCTGgattataatctttttttttcttttcaatgtCTTTCAATTCTTTTTgctttttcattttcttttcaagTGTCTTTTCTTTATCAGTTTCAACCTTCTTATTGAGGTGTGTTTTCTTTGTTGATGAGGTTAAAACAGCAGGTACTTTGAACACATCTTGGCTCTTTTCTTCCGCCCCTTTACTAGCTGTGTCTATAGTTTTTTGATCTTCAGTTGAGCCTAAGTAACAAACACAAATTAATTAGTATATAAGGAATGAAATAATAGGTTTCTATTAATTTTTCACCAAAATATCCcgaaaaacaatttatatgcCATGTTTTAGTAGAAGTGGTAGGAGAGTTGCATTTAAGAACGTAAATGTGAACTCACGATTAGCCAGTAGTTCAATAGGATTTACATGGACAATGTTTAAATTAATTGATGGTCTCATGatgaataagaaaatattatgttttaccAGTAGATGTTTGCGGTTGCTCTAACGAATCTGTTAACTTCCTTTTTTGGGCCTTCTTTGCTTTCTGTCAAAATGAAagaatattttaacatttattttatactgcACAGATTATTAGTGGTATCAAAATATTGCTATTTTTGAGCATTTTAACGACAGTAGAAATAGAGTATTATACCATActaactttaatttttttttaccttttctgCTTTAAGCCGTGCCTTGCGCTCTTCCATCTTTGTTCTCATTAAATCAACATCTTCGTCACTTCCATTTAAAATTATCCAATCTTCATCAAATGGTTTACCACACTGTCAAAGAAATCAATAACGATTTTATCAATGTAAGTATGTTtctaaattcatttaaaaaaaatgtaaactcTGTCTatgctatcaaactttatgtgacaaaaaaaatgtgatgtgcatgatgatgtcatatcactgccatatttgggcatatcactgccatttttgggcacatcacactttttgtgtcaaactagtttgatagtgtagacagagattaagaaCTTACATTATGACAAGTATCTGACTTGATTTCTTTTAAGGCCCGTTCTGCAAACACACATCCACATTTCCAACGAAAACCAAATCTGCAAAATAAATAAGTTCATACATTAACTcatttaatttgaattaaaaaagaTTCCTGTATAACATTCTTTGAAAGATGTTGTGGTTGAAGTGAAATTTGATGCATTTGAAACATGCTTGTTTACTAATCTAGGTAACTAACCAAGGTTTTCCTTATGCTCTGTTTGTTtaagctagtttgacaaaaaaaatgtgaggtgcccaaatagggtagtgatatgacatttccatatatgggcacatcacgttttattgtcacataaagtttgatagtgtagacggagctttacaGCCCAAAAAGGGTGTGACTGCCTAAGTCTCATATGAGACTGAATTGTATGTTATCCTATTATAATTGGTGAATATGCGTCTTGTAATTGAACCATTTGCATCATTCTACCTGAAAACAATTTGCAACTTACTTGTATCGTCCATTCATTTCTAAGCCTGTGATTGGACAAATGTATTCCGCTATTAAAGTGTCATTGTAAACACCGCCACCTTTCATTATCTCATCTTTTTGAAATGTAGGATTATCTGTGAGATTCAGGTCTTTTATATCCTACAGGAAAAATAAGGTTAATCtctgtgatatgcccaaatatggtagtgatacgcccTTTGAGCCTATGAGCATTAGATACAGAAATTAAAATAccaaagtataattatataagatTCCGAATTTTGAGAATAATGAGTAAAAGCTAATATTTGCTGTATACTTAGgaattaatatacaaatttaaCTGTAATTTGAAAATACAAGACAAAAAGCAGTATTAAAAACTTCTGTAAATCGTAAGCAGATTGTTCCAAGAACTGTACACTCTGAGCAGGTACAGTATTATAAGATTGGGCGCAACATATTTGTTAAATTACTTAGAGGTTTAGATTCAGcttatttagtttagttgattATTTAGAGGTTAATAGGGTGAACATTTTACTATTAAAAATCATGTGGCTGATTTCAGATACTACCACGGTCagtaaaatgaagaaaaaaaatacctttAATGTCTTGATGTGGTCACAATTGCTATTGGCTGGTTTTTCAACTTCTATCAAAAATTCCAACACCGATTCTTTGTTGTATAACCTGATAGAAGAAAAAagatatataattaaaatatgataacTGTATGCAATTACAGCCATAGCTTTCCtctttacttttaattgtcatgGATTAAAGTATTTTAAACTTACATTCCAAGTTGACACGCCACAATTGGCTGCCTGAGTGGTTCTTGGGTGATACTACAATGTCTCCACTTAGCAACACGTTCAAACTCCTTTTGAgcctaaaaatataaatttgtaggATAAATAAGTACATATTCAAATTATCAAACTctgtaaaatttaattttaaaaaattaaaataaacaatattattattaattaattaaatacatttatattttacaaaaaaatcaaaaagaaaatgtactagcctaggctagaatttataaataaaatgtttgattcaAACTTTTTGAATGAAGACATCCATACATACTTCAAAACACACTCACTGTATCATATGACTCTATCTAAATTTAAATGTCTAGGCCTGGTTGGTACCATATCTCACCACACCACGCAGTCTTCCTTAAACCGTGCATGGctggccctagcctaggcctagaatttagaatagcctaggcctagccttgctAGGCCCTAGAGTTTATAATAGTTATGCTTCTTATAAGAAATTAAATACCTGTtccggttttttttttgtccgAACAAGGTCCTGACGACCAGGTATACTTCCTCCATCTCCTCCCATTAAAATTAAGAATATTAATTTCTaataaatcagtatttaaaacaaaattatctgGTATTGATCTACCTAGCCCTAGGTCAGCCTTTGACTTCTTTTGATTGAGGAGTCACTCGCATCGTACAACACAAGACATCCAAATGCGCTGCAGGAAGTGATCAAAGTATGAACAGCCGAATAATGTTTGTGCCTTTCGTCATGTATGACAATAACGTTTCTCAGGAAGACTTACCCTTCATTGAAATGGAATAGTCGGCCATAGACGTCTTTTAAATGCCCTATGACCCAACATGTCAGCCTCCACAAAGTTTAACATGAGGAAAAAAGTGAAAGTCAAACAAGCAGAACATTCTGGGCATATAATTGAGAAAGGACAATGGAAACCAGTCGATTTGGATACCAATTTACTTTCAGATGGGGACTTTGATGGTTTTATGGGACTAGAAGTCCTTACTGATTATGAAATTACGGGAGTTAGTGAGTCAGGCCTAGCTTCATCAAAATCAAAAAGTGAACCGATCTCACAACAGACGACAAAACTCCCTAAGAAGGTACAGAATATGGTCGTTTCAACCTTTTTTTTGCAATCATTATGCCTACACagtttacaaaaatatttgtcagccacataattatacaattatcGATCAAGCTATATAaacctataataaataataatataataattattaatttaaatgttatatttacttTTTACTTTGGAAAACTTGAAATATTTATGTATACTATAATATAGTATTTGGTTacatttttctgtttttattatcaattatttttatttattattagtcctAGTAAAGTAAAATTCAAATTTTCTCCATGGGGtttatttactatttaattAGTTTAAACTAATCGAATATATTTAACTAAAACTTCTTGTTATCTCTAGAGATATGGTACCATTCCACCAGtacttgatttattttatatttctcaTATTTTGCCACAGTGATTAAAAATAACTGATTGataacttatttttttttgtgtttataaAGAAGAAAGCCAAGCAAACTAAAAAGAGAACAAATGATGTCACCAAGAAAGACAATGGCGAAAGTTATACCTTGCCATCTAAAAGGGCCAAATTGGAATTGAAACCAACTAAAGAAAAGAAAACGTTGAAGAAAACTCCCAAGCAAAAGATCATTGAAGAGATAAGACGACGGCAGGGAAAGAAGAAGAGGGAACACAAAGTTCAAAATATACCCGGTACATTTAATTTCTGAGAGCTTTTCAAACGTCCTCTTATTATGTCAAGTACAatcatgtttaccaataattaaatttgtatGGCTGATTTGTGTCCCAAAACAATGTTTGAATCTTGCGTTAATTTGTTATTGcaataaaatatatgaaataatGGAAATGTTAATCAAATAAGTATTGAACACTAGCTACAAACACAGTTTCATTAATATggaaaaaatcaaatgttggcATAGCTTTTCTGGATACACTTGTATTGGCCTTGTTCTGTCAAAAAGACAACTACAactcaaaatttattttaaaaaaacacccccGTTAGATTAATGGTACAATTTACATTTTAGAGGTTGACATGTCAGCTTGGCAGGAAATGCAACTACCAAATGTTTTAGTGAAAGCACTGGAAGAACAATGTTTCACAACCCCTACACCTATCCAGAGTGAAACAATCCCAACAGCTATGAACAACAAGACTGACATCATAGGTGCAGCAGAAACTGTAAGATATCAACAATTAattttcttcattttctttctttgaaaatatattcaatattatggaTGTTCAAGATTAGCATGAAGCCCCATTTTAAAGCACTGATGAAAAATACATCATGACAATGTTTGCCCCTTTTTTCTGTAACAATTCTAGCTACTGACTTTTAGTGTTTTAGTTACTTTCTACAAAACATTTTAGCATTCATAAtagaaatttgaataatttcCATTCAAAAGTGTTGCTGAAGTTTACACTTTATATTGTCTTCAAGATATAACACTAAGTTAAATTTATAGATACAATACACTGAACTGATGTGATTCTGTTAGGTTATTGCATTTGAAATGTGTCAATATGTTTAAGATTTATACTATAAAACTGCACATacatttaatgattattttagtaTTGTTGCTCAGAGATTTACCATGTTTAAACAAGACAAAAAATTGTCCATCCCAAAAGCCCGTACCATGGCTGGTCAATTTAAAATCTCTTACATTGGTTCAATATTTTGGAACAACCTGCCTTTAGATATAAAGAATATTAagtctaaaaataatattaaaaatataacagaaCTTTTATAATTAAGATACTGATTTATGGTGGCCCAtcgtttttgttgttgttttgtttatgtcCTTTATAAAGTGTATGTTAATTTCATTGATATGTATTGCATTTGCTATTTCAGTGTTATTCTTCGTAGTAAATGTATTTGTTAGTATGGGGCAAACCTTTGATTAGCGAAAGCTATTTTCTTTGCTCCAATTTGCTATTgctaaataaagaaagactataatttatttttcatacttTCCACAGGGCAGTGGCAAAACACTTGCATTTGGTCTGCCCATCCTCAGTCA
This genomic stretch from Antedon mediterranea chromosome 11, ecAntMedi1.1, whole genome shotgun sequence harbors:
- the LOC140063265 gene encoding MRG/MORF4L-binding protein-like — translated: MAIIGEEPLNWTVDMEVNLFHAMRGHKPVGVNKNFHMLCIHEKLTQMTGKKLTSQQIWKHLSTMYDLAALHESEIVPFPNKEKDFDLPQSDFGYLMRAKDETSTILTNDEGSVKSPSRPPSAIPPGLGGEKDTPKRGKRTRNNAASPNDPVVVKRRR